A section of the Pedobacter sp. HDW13 genome encodes:
- the rlmD gene encoding 23S rRNA (uracil(1939)-C(5))-methyltransferase RlmD, with protein sequence MSRRKPGTVTIVPNVQIIDIAEEGKGVGKADELVIFVDKAVPGDVVDVRLTKKKKNFAEAIIEQLHEKSDLRTDPFCAHFGTCGGCKWQHMGYESQLKFKQKNVEAALQRLGKIDTSHTEPILGSAKDRYYRNKLEFTFSNKRWLEKTDVERDEDFDMNALGFHVPLRFDKILDIEHCYLQAEPSNTIRNAVRKYALDNRLSFYDLRNHEGVLRNLIIRTSSTGEVMVAVVFAYPEQEQVDGLMNFLKAKFPQITSLLYIVNQKKNDTIFDQDVVVFAGRDHIFEEMDGIRFKIGVKSFYQTNSEQAFELYKITRDFAEFKGDELVYDLYTGAGTIANFVAKNVKQVVGVEYVPTAIEDAKFNSELNGIDNTIFYAGDMKDILTAEFIASHGKPDVVITDPPRAGMHADVVQRLLEMEAEKIVYVSCNAATQARDLELLNEKYDVARIKPVDMFPHTQHVENVVLLRLK encoded by the coding sequence ATGAGTAGAAGAAAACCTGGTACGGTAACTATAGTTCCAAACGTACAAATAATCGATATTGCCGAAGAGGGAAAAGGTGTTGGTAAAGCCGATGAATTGGTGATTTTTGTTGATAAAGCAGTTCCCGGCGATGTGGTGGATGTGCGCTTAACAAAAAAGAAAAAGAATTTCGCTGAGGCGATAATTGAGCAACTCCATGAAAAATCTGATTTACGTACCGATCCGTTTTGCGCTCATTTTGGTACTTGTGGCGGTTGCAAATGGCAACACATGGGCTACGAATCTCAGTTGAAATTTAAACAGAAAAATGTAGAGGCTGCCTTGCAGCGCCTTGGTAAAATAGATACTTCGCATACTGAGCCTATTTTAGGCTCGGCAAAAGACCGCTATTACCGCAATAAATTGGAGTTTACTTTTTCGAACAAACGCTGGTTAGAAAAAACCGATGTAGAACGCGATGAAGATTTTGATATGAATGCCCTTGGTTTTCACGTGCCGTTGCGCTTTGATAAGATTTTAGATATAGAGCATTGCTATTTGCAGGCCGAACCTTCAAACACTATCAGAAATGCCGTACGTAAATATGCCTTGGATAACAGATTATCATTTTACGATCTGCGTAATCATGAAGGTGTACTGCGTAACCTCATTATCCGTACTTCTTCTACTGGTGAGGTAATGGTAGCCGTAGTGTTTGCTTATCCTGAACAGGAACAGGTAGATGGTTTGATGAATTTCCTTAAAGCTAAATTTCCGCAGATTACCTCGTTGTTATATATTGTTAACCAAAAGAAAAACGATACCATTTTCGATCAGGATGTGGTGGTATTTGCAGGCCGCGATCATATTTTTGAAGAGATGGACGGCATCCGCTTTAAAATCGGAGTAAAATCTTTTTATCAAACCAATTCTGAGCAAGCTTTCGAATTGTATAAAATTACCCGGGATTTTGCAGAATTTAAAGGCGACGAGCTAGTGTACGATTTATATACCGGTGCTGGAACCATTGCCAATTTTGTGGCCAAAAATGTAAAGCAGGTGGTAGGGGTAGAGTACGTGCCAACAGCTATTGAAGATGCTAAATTCAATTCGGAGTTAAACGGAATTGATAACACAATCTTTTATGCCGGAGATATGAAAGATATCCTTACCGCAGAGTTTATTGCAAGCCATGGTAAGCCTGATGTGGTAATTACCGATCCGCCAAGAGCCGGTATGCATGCCGATGTAGTGCAGCGCTTGTTGGAAATGGAGGCCGAAAAAATTGTTTATGTGAGCTGTAATGCTGCAACACAGGCCAGAGACCTTGAATTGTTAAATGAAAAATACGATGTGGCGCGTATTAAGCCAGTAGATATGTTCCCACACACGCAGCATGTAGAGAATGTTGTATTGTTAAGATTGAAATAA
- a CDS encoding head GIN domain-containing protein, translating into MKTLTKSATILFVIVSSYMAKAQETKNVAVKNFNSIGISSGIDLYLTQGGNEGVSIQSDSETLKNIVVEQNGANVNIKFKDGINWGGLFKNRVIKAYVTYKSLNAIAASGGSDVVTQNQLKTDKLAIRSSGGSDLKLDVVCNDLSIQSSGGSDIDLKGKAENMTIQSSGGSDIDAYGFITNYAKVQASGGSDVAIYVNKGLEASASGGGDVHYKGSASLKKTSSSKSGDVRHVN; encoded by the coding sequence ATGAAAACCCTTACCAAATCTGCAACCATATTATTTGTGATTGTGAGCAGCTATATGGCTAAAGCACAGGAAACCAAAAATGTTGCCGTAAAAAACTTTAACAGCATTGGCATTAGCAGCGGAATAGATTTATACCTTACCCAAGGTGGAAATGAAGGTGTAAGCATCCAGTCGGACAGCGAAACCCTGAAAAACATTGTAGTAGAGCAAAACGGAGCCAACGTAAACATCAAGTTTAAAGATGGCATTAATTGGGGTGGCCTGTTTAAAAACCGCGTAATTAAAGCTTATGTAACTTATAAAAGCCTCAATGCAATTGCCGCATCAGGCGGTTCGGATGTGGTTACCCAAAATCAATTAAAAACAGATAAACTTGCCATCCGTTCATCAGGTGGTTCAGACCTGAAACTGGATGTAGTTTGTAACGATTTATCGATCCAATCGAGCGGTGGTAGCGATATCGATTTAAAAGGTAAAGCTGAAAACATGACCATTCAATCAAGCGGTGGCAGTGATATTGATGCTTACGGTTTTATTACCAACTATGCCAAAGTGCAGGCATCGGGCGGTTCGGATGTAGCTATTTACGTGAATAAAGGTTTAGAAGCATCAGCAAGTGGCGGTGGCGATGTGCATTATAAAGGAAGCGCATCACTGAAGAAAACATCAAGCTCTAAAAGCGGAGATGTAAGACACGTGAATTAA
- a CDS encoding phosphoribosyltransferase family protein codes for MAASQLLILNKKQIQQKIDRIAYQILEDNLNEKEIVLAGIWDRGYKLALRLEKVLKKISGFKITLLRIDLQKESSKLVASTDLDESHWKNKVIIIVDDVLNSGKTLAYGLGVFLNTPHKKIRTVVLVDRSHKIFPIATDFVGLELATILKEHVDVVMDVEGEEDRVYLS; via the coding sequence ATGGCCGCATCACAATTACTTATCCTAAATAAGAAACAAATTCAGCAAAAGATAGATCGTATCGCTTATCAGATTTTAGAAGATAACCTGAACGAAAAGGAAATTGTACTTGCCGGAATTTGGGATCGTGGCTACAAGCTGGCTTTAAGGTTAGAAAAAGTACTTAAAAAAATCTCCGGCTTTAAAATAACTTTGTTGCGCATCGATCTTCAAAAGGAGAGTAGTAAACTGGTAGCCTCTACTGATTTGGATGAAAGCCATTGGAAAAACAAGGTGATCATTATTGTAGATGATGTACTGAACAGCGGTAAAACTCTGGCTTATGGCTTAGGTGTTTTCTTAAATACCCCCCATAAAAAAATTCGCACCGTGGTTTTAGTTGATCGAAGCCATAAAATATTCCCGATTGCAACCGATTTTGTTGGCCTTGAACTGGCAACCATTTTGAAAGAGCATGTAGATGTAGTGATGGATGTTGAGGGGGAAGAAGACCGGGTGTATTTGAGCTAG
- a CDS encoding 1-acyl-sn-glycerol-3-phosphate acyltransferase produces the protein MYQPRKNNLIFSFFSWYIQFIIKKDFSAFHFDGIETKPNASILILANHFSWWDGFFIFYLNKKLFKKQFHVLVNAENYNKIGFLKYLGAFAAEGKGKDVLDTLSYAGKLLDGENNLVLVFPQGKLYSNHLKNISFEKGVMQMINASQKKMSIIFVATFVDYFSKRKARAYAYLQNWETEEYVSLQLLKSAYNKHYDQSVIKQTQITE, from the coding sequence ATGTATCAACCTAGGAAAAATAATCTGATTTTTAGCTTTTTCTCCTGGTACATTCAGTTTATCATTAAAAAAGATTTCTCAGCCTTCCATTTCGATGGAATTGAAACCAAACCCAATGCTTCAATCCTTATTCTGGCCAATCATTTCAGCTGGTGGGATGGATTCTTTATTTTTTATCTCAATAAAAAGCTATTTAAAAAGCAATTTCATGTATTGGTTAATGCCGAGAACTACAATAAAATTGGCTTTTTGAAATATTTGGGAGCTTTTGCTGCGGAGGGCAAGGGTAAAGATGTTTTAGATACACTGAGCTATGCAGGTAAACTTTTAGACGGTGAAAATAATCTGGTACTCGTTTTTCCGCAGGGGAAATTGTATTCTAATCATTTAAAGAATATCAGCTTTGAAAAAGGGGTTATGCAAATGATTAATGCCAGTCAGAAAAAGATGAGTATTATTTTTGTTGCTACCTTTGTCGATTATTTTTCGAAAAGAAAGGCAAGGGCTTATGCTTATCTTCAAAATTGGGAAACAGAAGAATACGTGAGTTTGCAGTTATTAAAAAGTGCGTACAATAAACATTACGATCAATCAGTTATTAAACAAACACAGATTACTGAATGA
- a CDS encoding glycosyltransferase family 2 protein: MTIFIYAVLIFLVIRFSVTVFNFLSNPKLSRVIKHYQDKVSILIPARNEAENIIDLLTSIQEQDYIHYEVIVLDDGSSDNTFALVEAFCTLNPNFRVVKGKELPADWLGKNFACHQLAEMATGKYLLFIDADETIKRGLINSLIARMEIGNLALLSVFTNQIMLSIGERLTVPLMHFILLNLLPLRLVKLSKNPAFAAASGQCMFFNAHNYNENQWHERVKNQVVEDVEIMKRVKLEKFNAEALLANSLIYCRMYKGLNESIVGFSKNLLAGFGNNILILLLYQLLVTIGPVILILNFNITLLVLPLTLIILSRIMISYLSGQNVLINLILHPFQMLFFLIISLISIKKHIFKTGTWKGRTIKAI; encoded by the coding sequence ATGACGATTTTTATTTACGCAGTACTAATTTTTCTGGTCATCAGGTTTTCGGTTACTGTCTTTAATTTCCTATCTAATCCTAAATTATCAAGGGTAATTAAACATTATCAGGATAAGGTTTCCATTTTGATTCCGGCACGCAACGAAGCGGAGAATATAATTGACCTGTTAACTTCCATTCAGGAGCAGGACTATATTCATTATGAAGTAATTGTTTTAGATGACGGTAGTAGCGACAATACTTTTGCACTGGTAGAAGCGTTTTGTACACTTAACCCAAATTTTAGGGTAGTTAAAGGGAAAGAACTCCCAGCAGATTGGCTGGGGAAAAACTTTGCCTGCCATCAGCTTGCCGAAATGGCTACCGGAAAATACCTCTTGTTTATTGATGCTGATGAAACCATTAAGCGCGGACTAATTAACAGCTTAATTGCCCGTATGGAAATAGGAAATCTGGCTTTATTAAGTGTTTTTACCAATCAGATAATGTTATCAATTGGTGAACGGTTAACTGTTCCGTTGATGCATTTCATCTTATTAAATCTGCTGCCTCTGCGTCTGGTTAAACTTTCAAAAAATCCGGCATTTGCTGCAGCCAGCGGTCAATGTATGTTTTTTAATGCCCATAACTATAACGAAAACCAGTGGCACGAACGGGTGAAAAATCAGGTGGTTGAAGATGTAGAAATTATGAAACGCGTTAAACTGGAAAAATTTAATGCCGAAGCACTTTTAGCCAATAGCCTGATCTATTGCAGGATGTACAAAGGACTGAATGAAAGTATAGTCGGTTTTAGTAAAAATTTACTTGCAGGTTTTGGTAATAACATCTTAATCTTATTACTTTACCAGCTTTTGGTAACTATTGGCCCGGTAATTTTAATCTTAAACTTTAACATTACTTTACTGGTATTACCATTAACTTTAATAATTTTAAGTAGAATAATGATTTCCTATTTATCCGGACAGAATGTTTTGATAAATTTGATTTTGCATCCCTTTCAGATGTTGTTCTTCTTGATTATTTCATTGATTTCTATAAAAAAGCATATTTTTAAAACAGGCACATGGAAGGGCAGAACGATCAAAGCGATTTAA
- a CDS encoding carotenoid biosynthesis protein gives MEGQNDQSDLKVKRVAVVVIIIFHLVGLLGFLIPVAQPYFLKLVPFHLLLMFAVIVFAYNADVKRLLLFVSGVFLCGFMVEVLGVHTGKIFGSYYYGPTLGYKIAAVPLLMGVNWVILIFSVGQMMKAIKIRNSILASVTGALVLVIFDYFLEPVAMKFNYWQWDWHEIPVQNYVAWFIVSVILLKFYYALGLKQQKYLGTAMFVAQFIFFVVLYMTTGTNIFA, from the coding sequence ATGGAAGGGCAGAACGATCAAAGCGATTTAAAGGTTAAAAGAGTTGCAGTTGTTGTAATTATCATTTTTCATTTGGTTGGTTTGCTCGGTTTTTTAATTCCTGTGGCTCAACCGTATTTCCTTAAGCTCGTTCCTTTCCATTTATTGCTGATGTTTGCCGTAATTGTTTTTGCTTATAATGCCGATGTTAAACGCTTGTTGCTATTTGTATCAGGAGTTTTTCTTTGCGGTTTTATGGTTGAGGTTTTGGGCGTACACACGGGTAAAATATTCGGGAGTTATTATTACGGACCTACACTGGGTTACAAAATTGCTGCAGTACCCTTACTTATGGGGGTAAACTGGGTAATCCTGATTTTTAGTGTAGGGCAGATGATGAAAGCAATAAAGATTAGAAACAGTATACTTGCTTCTGTTACAGGTGCGTTGGTGTTGGTGATTTTCGATTATTTTTTAGAACCTGTAGCTATGAAATTTAACTATTGGCAATGGGACTGGCACGAAATACCGGTTCAGAATTATGTAGCCTGGTTTATCGTTTCGGTTATTTTATTAAAGTTTTACTATGCGTTGGGCTTAAAGCAACAGAAATATTTAGGTACTGCGATGTTTGTGGCACAGTTTATCTTTTTTGTTGTCTTATACATGACAACCGGAACAAATATTTTTGCTTAA
- a CDS encoding 4-hydroxy-3-methylbut-2-enyl diphosphate reductase → MGYNLQVNIDKSSGFCFGVVYAIEMAEDILDNEGYLYCLGDIVHNDEEVERLTKRGLKIIDHEILKDLRDEKVLIRAHGEAPSTYQLALENNLTLIDASCPVVLKLQNRIKNSHDDEEQVLIFGKHGHAEVIGLQGQTDGKAIVFQDLAELDNVELPEKFTLYSQTTKSTDKFYHIKDELLSRGYDVKANDTICRQVSNRYQELEDFVSHYNKIVFVSGKKSSNGKVLYDVCKKYNENAYFISNVEELEQTWFAENDKVGICGATSTPMWLMEDVKAALEKY, encoded by the coding sequence ATGGGTTACAACTTACAGGTTAACATCGATAAATCATCAGGCTTTTGTTTTGGTGTAGTGTATGCAATAGAAATGGCAGAAGATATTTTAGATAACGAAGGTTATTTATACTGTTTGGGAGACATTGTACACAATGATGAAGAGGTTGAGCGCTTAACTAAACGCGGACTGAAAATCATCGATCACGAAATTTTAAAAGATTTGCGTGATGAGAAGGTTTTAATCAGGGCACATGGCGAAGCCCCCTCAACTTATCAGCTGGCATTAGAAAATAACCTCACTTTGATTGATGCATCTTGTCCGGTGGTTTTAAAGTTGCAGAATAGGATTAAAAACTCGCACGATGATGAAGAACAAGTGCTTATTTTTGGTAAACACGGCCATGCAGAGGTAATTGGTTTGCAGGGGCAAACTGATGGTAAAGCCATTGTTTTTCAGGATTTAGCCGAACTCGATAATGTGGAGCTTCCGGAAAAGTTTACTTTGTATAGTCAAACCACTAAAAGCACCGATAAATTTTACCACATTAAAGACGAATTGTTGAGTCGTGGCTACGATGTTAAGGCCAACGATACCATTTGCAGGCAAGTATCTAACCGGTATCAGGAGTTGGAAGATTTTGTGAGTCATTACAATAAGATTGTTTTTGTTTCTGGTAAAAAGTCATCTAACGGGAAAGTGCTTTACGATGTATGTAAGAAGTACAATGAAAATGCTTACTTCATTTCTAATGTTGAAGAATTGGAACAGACCTGGTTTGCCGAAAATGATAAAGTAGGTATATGTGGTGCAACCTCTACGCCAATGTGGTTGATGGAGGATGTAAAAGCTGCTTTAGAAAAATACTAA
- a CDS encoding cysteine hydrolase family protein — MRALLIIDMQIGSFKPYDLRHDTKGVIERINKLSDYFRINEDKVIFVQHNGTKENNFLPNSPDWKLLPELIKCDTDYVVSKSANDAFYNTQLEDTLSKHNISELFITGCATDFCVDSTVKSAIAKDYNVTVVGDAHTTADRPHLSANKVIEYYNWIWDEMTPTNFKIKVIKTNELAL, encoded by the coding sequence ATGAGAGCATTATTAATAATAGATATGCAGATTGGTAGCTTTAAACCCTATGATTTGCGACATGATACCAAAGGTGTAATTGAGCGAATTAATAAATTATCGGATTATTTCAGAATTAATGAGGATAAAGTAATTTTTGTCCAACATAATGGCACTAAGGAAAATAATTTTTTGCCCAACTCTCCAGATTGGAAGCTTTTACCTGAATTAATCAAATGCGATACTGATTATGTGGTTTCAAAATCAGCTAATGATGCTTTTTATAATACACAGCTAGAGGATACTCTTTCCAAACACAATATTTCCGAATTATTTATAACAGGTTGTGCGACTGATTTTTGTGTCGATTCTACGGTAAAATCGGCTATTGCTAAAGATTACAATGTAACAGTTGTTGGAGATGCTCATACTACTGCAGATAGACCACATTTAAGTGCAAATAAAGTGATTGAGTATTACAATTGGATTTGGGACGAGATGACACCAACTAACTTTAAAATCAAAGTTATTAAAACCAATGAGTTGGCTTTGTAG
- a CDS encoding fatty acid desaturase — protein MDNKKSWIGLGVATLVISCWFISLYCLLTWHFSWSNPLVYLMVLVQMHLYTGLFITAHDAMHGTISNNRKVNKLFGFLAVFLYAGFFYNSLYTKHHQHHNHVHTANDPDFAPHGFWKWYFRFMLNYVTVIQLVIMAVTYNILKIWASEKNLLLFWVLPSLLSTFQLFYFGTYLPHKGEHDNEYHSTTLKKNHFIAFITCYFFGYHLEHHQRPAMPWWQLYKAK, from the coding sequence ATGGACAATAAAAAATCGTGGATTGGTTTAGGTGTTGCAACTCTGGTTATTTCCTGCTGGTTTATATCGCTTTATTGCTTGCTTACCTGGCATTTCTCCTGGAGCAACCCACTTGTTTATTTGATGGTTTTAGTCCAAATGCATTTATACACGGGTTTATTTATTACCGCGCACGATGCCATGCATGGTACAATTTCAAACAATAGAAAAGTAAACAAACTTTTCGGTTTCCTTGCTGTGTTTTTGTATGCAGGCTTTTTCTATAACAGCTTATATACCAAACACCATCAGCATCACAATCATGTACATACCGCTAACGATCCTGATTTTGCTCCACATGGTTTTTGGAAGTGGTATTTCAGGTTTATGCTAAATTATGTAACGGTAATACAACTGGTAATTATGGCCGTTACCTACAACATTTTGAAAATATGGGCGTCGGAAAAAAACCTGTTGTTATTCTGGGTACTACCATCCCTTTTAAGCACCTTTCAGTTATTTTATTTTGGTACTTATTTGCCGCATAAAGGTGAGCACGATAACGAATATCATTCTACTACACTAAAGAAGAACCATTTTATCGCTTTCATTACCTGTTACTTTTTTGGCTATCATTTAGAACATCACCAAAGACCAGCTATGCCCTGGTGGCAGTTGTATAAGGCAAAATAA
- the hemH gene encoding ferrochelatase — protein sequence MSKKGILLVNLGTPDSAATADVKKYLDQFLMDERVIDIPKLNRTLLVKGIIVPFRSPKTAKLYREIWNENGSPLLYYSKLQAKMLQERLGDEYQVELAMRYQNPSIASVLDKLKLGLVESIQVIPMFPQYASASTGSVMQLVMELVSKWPTVPPISFVNSFHDNELMIKVFAENARKHQIETYDHVLFSFHGLPERQLLKCDHTGSYCLKSSDCCQTLNDTNKFCYSAQGHHTARLIASELNLPEEKYTVCFQSRLGKEPWVQPYTTDVLKKLAAEGKKRLLVFSPAFVADCLETLYEITVEYHEEFRELGGEHVQLVESLNDSPVFIEALAGMIK from the coding sequence ATGAGCAAAAAGGGAATTTTACTGGTAAATTTAGGAACACCCGATAGTGCGGCAACAGCCGATGTCAAAAAATATCTTGATCAGTTTCTGATGGATGAAAGGGTAATTGATATTCCTAAATTAAACCGTACTCTTTTGGTTAAAGGGATAATTGTTCCTTTCCGTAGCCCTAAAACTGCTAAATTATACCGCGAAATATGGAATGAAAACGGTTCGCCACTTTTGTATTACAGTAAATTGCAGGCTAAAATGCTGCAAGAAAGATTAGGCGACGAGTACCAGGTAGAGCTAGCCATGCGCTATCAAAATCCTTCTATTGCATCAGTACTCGATAAACTGAAATTGGGTTTGGTAGAAAGTATTCAGGTTATTCCGATGTTTCCGCAGTATGCATCGGCCAGTACTGGTTCGGTAATGCAGCTGGTTATGGAACTGGTGAGTAAATGGCCAACTGTTCCGCCAATTTCCTTTGTTAACTCTTTCCATGATAACGAATTAATGATAAAGGTTTTTGCGGAAAATGCAAGAAAACATCAGATAGAGACTTACGATCATGTGTTGTTCAGTTTCCATGGTTTACCCGAACGTCAATTACTGAAGTGCGACCATACCGGCAGTTATTGCTTAAAAAGTAGTGATTGTTGCCAAACATTAAATGATACTAATAAGTTTTGCTATTCAGCACAAGGGCACCATACCGCCAGGCTAATTGCCAGTGAATTAAACCTGCCAGAAGAAAAATATACCGTTTGTTTTCAGTCGCGTTTAGGTAAAGAACCCTGGGTACAACCTTACACTACCGATGTACTTAAAAAATTAGCCGCAGAAGGTAAAAAGCGTTTGCTGGTTTTTAGTCCGGCTTTTGTGGCCGATTGCCTGGAAACGCTTTACGAAATTACGGTAGAATACCACGAAGAGTTTAGGGAGTTAGGCGGCGAGCATGTTCAGTTGGTAGAAAGCTTAAACGATAGTCCGGTGTTTATTGAGGCACTTGCCGGAATGATTAAATAA
- a CDS encoding gluconokinase, with translation MAGFIILMGVSGSGKTVIGKALAPRINAEFIDGDNLHSQRNVDKMAAGIPLTDEDRLDWLQLIAKVGREHVAHCTSCIIACSALKKAYRELLRIDNPSISFVYLKGGFDLIHDRIMKRSHQYMPSSLLKSQFDTLEEPQNDEHDILTISIDQSIQAVVEEIAQAKLIS, from the coding sequence ATGGCAGGTTTTATCATTTTAATGGGGGTTTCGGGAAGTGGTAAAACCGTTATTGGGAAAGCGCTTGCACCGCGGATAAACGCTGAGTTTATTGATGGTGATAATCTCCACTCGCAGCGCAATGTGGATAAGATGGCTGCTGGCATTCCATTAACCGACGAAGATCGTTTGGATTGGCTTCAGCTGATTGCCAAAGTTGGCCGCGAGCATGTAGCGCACTGCACATCATGCATTATAGCCTGTTCTGCATTAAAAAAAGCCTACCGCGAACTGCTGCGGATTGATAATCCGAGCATCAGCTTTGTGTATTTAAAAGGAGGTTTTGATTTAATCCACGATCGGATTATGAAACGTTCGCATCAGTACATGCCCTCAAGCTTACTGAAGAGCCAGTTTGATACACTGGAGGAGCCACAAAATGACGAGCATGATATACTTACGATCTCTATCGATCAGTCTATTCAGGCAGTTGTCGAAGAAATCGCTCAGGCTAAGCTCATTTCGTAA
- a CDS encoding 3-deoxy-D-manno-octulosonic acid transferase: MLLLYIIGIRVYILLIRIFSIFNPKARLFIKGRKNVYTQIAQRINPQDKHVWFHFASLGEFEQGRPVLEKLKALYPSKKIVVTFFSPSGYEIRKNYALADVFYLPIDSNKNAKRFIESINPEMAIFTKYEFWHFYFKVLKDRDIPLYVISGIFRDNQTFFKWYGGFYRNILKAVTYFFVQNEESENLLKSIGLNNVTINGDTRFDRVYENAQTPKQLHLIEKFIDGKPTLICGSTWPEDEKLLATLPAKYPDWKFIIAPHEIHSGHIESIEKQFPVGSLRFSVLSAQLEANNSQISNLKSQVLIIDNIGMLSALYQYGKVAYIGGGFGAGIHNTLEAAAFGLPVIFGPKYDKFQEAKDLITIGAAKSISSTEELIDAFNIFAGNQHATDLARAYVAGKKGATDQIISIITK; the protein is encoded by the coding sequence ATGCTTTTGCTTTACATAATCGGAATTCGGGTTTACATTTTACTTATAAGGATCTTTTCAATATTTAATCCTAAGGCAAGGCTGTTTATAAAAGGGCGTAAAAACGTCTATACACAAATTGCTCAGCGCATTAATCCTCAGGATAAACATGTGTGGTTCCATTTTGCTTCGTTAGGCGAATTTGAACAAGGCCGGCCGGTTTTAGAAAAACTGAAAGCACTTTATCCTTCCAAAAAAATTGTAGTTACTTTTTTTTCGCCATCGGGATACGAAATCAGAAAAAATTATGCTTTAGCGGATGTTTTTTACCTGCCAATTGACAGCAATAAGAATGCGAAACGCTTTATCGAAAGTATCAACCCTGAGATGGCCATTTTTACCAAATATGAATTCTGGCATTTTTATTTTAAGGTGCTTAAAGATCGTGACATTCCTTTATATGTAATATCGGGCATTTTTAGAGATAATCAGACTTTTTTCAAATGGTATGGTGGTTTTTACCGCAACATACTTAAAGCAGTAACCTACTTTTTTGTTCAGAATGAAGAAAGTGAAAACCTGCTAAAATCAATTGGCTTAAACAATGTAACCATCAATGGCGATACCCGTTTCGATCGTGTTTATGAAAATGCACAAACACCTAAACAACTGCATTTGATTGAAAAGTTTATTGATGGCAAACCAACTTTGATTTGCGGAAGCACCTGGCCTGAAGACGAAAAGTTATTGGCTACATTGCCTGCCAAATACCCCGACTGGAAATTTATTATTGCACCACACGAAATTCATAGCGGCCACATTGAAAGTATTGAAAAACAGTTTCCGGTTGGCAGTTTGCGGTTTTCAGTTTTAAGTGCGCAATTGGAAGCCAACAATTCTCAAATCTCAAATCTCAAATCTCAAGTCTTAATAATCGATAACATTGGTATGCTTTCTGCTTTGTACCAGTACGGTAAAGTGGCTTATATAGGTGGTGGTTTTGGCGCCGGTATACACAATACCTTAGAAGCTGCCGCTTTTGGTTTGCCTGTAATTTTCGGACCTAAATATGATAAATTCCAGGAAGCTAAAGATTTAATTACCATTGGCGCAGCTAAAAGTATATCATCTACAGAAGAGCTAATTGATGCTTTTAATATCTTTGCAGGCAATCAGCATGCGACCGACTTAGCCAGAGCATACGTGGCCGGCAAGAAAGGGGCAACAGATCAGATTATTTCGATAATTACGAAATGA